Genomic segment of Serinicoccus hydrothermalis:
CGTGCAGGTGGCGCTGGTGCGTGCGGCACGGGCCTCGCTGGGCGACAAGCTCATCCGCACCGCCGCGCCGCACCGCTTCCTGGACCCGAGGCACGGGCCGCTGGTCGCCGTGCGGCTGCGCGTCCTGACCCGCAAGACCCTCGGCGGGGCGCAGACCGACCTCGACTCCCGCGCGCTCGACGACCGCGGCGACCCGGTCCCCGGCCTGTATGCCGCGGGCGAGGTCGCCGGCTTCGGCGGCGGCGGGGTGCACGGCTACCGGTCGCTGGAGGGCACCTTCCTGGGCGGGTGCCTCTTCACCGGGCGCGCGGCCGGTCGAGCGGCCGCGGCGGCTGTGGTTGGCTGACCGCATGGACCTGCGCACCCTGCGCCGCAAGGCGAGCACCGCCGCGCTCCTGGGCTTCCGGGTGACGCCGGGGCCGGTGAAGCGGGCCGTGGTGCGCACAATCGCCCCGAGCTACACGGTCGGCGCGGTGTGCGTCCTCGAGCACAACGGCGAGTTCCTCGTGCTGTGGCAGCCGCACCGGCGCGGCTGGAGCCTGCCGGGCGGGCTGCTCGGCCGGGCCGAGGATCCGGCAGACGCGGTGCGACGGGAGGTCGCCGAGGAGGTCGGGCTCGACGTCGACCCCGGTGACCCGGTCACGGTACGGGTCGACCCGGTCGAACAGGGGGTGGACGTCGTCTTCCGGGTGCGTCTGGACCAGCGGCCCGGCCTGGCGCTCGCGACCGAGGCGCGCAAGGCCCGGTGGACCAGCCGGGCCGAGCTCGGCCCCGCCGACCGGGACACGCGAGGCATCCTGGACGTGCTGGCCCGGGCTGCGGACGCGCCACGCCCAGGGCGCCTGCTCGACCTGCCGGGCTAGGGCACGGGTGTCACAGTGGGGGTATGCGGCGACGTCGGATGATCCTCGCGCTGGCCGGCGTGCTGACGCTAGGGGCCTGCGCCGGCGGGGGCGACGGAGGCGCCCGGGAGGACGCGGCCGGCACGCAGGCAGGCGCTACCTCGGCGGCCCCCGAGCCCGACGACGGGGAGGCGCCCGACGGGGGAGAGGGCGGCGACGGCAAGGAGGGGCAGCAGGAGGTGGCGCCGACGACCGAGGAGCCGGCCGAGCTCCCGCGCGGTGGACGGGAGATCTTCCCCGACTTCCGCCTCGTAGGGTATGTCGGGGACCCCGACTCCCCGGCGATGGGCCGGCTCGGCATCGGGGACCCCGACGAGCGGGCCGCGGAGATCGAGACCGAGCTCGCCGGTTTCGCCGGCGACCGGGAGATGCTCCCGGTGCTGGAGCTCGTCGTCTCGATCGCGCACCCGGTGCCGGGGGAGGACGGCAGCTTCCGCACCCAGGTCACCGACCAGATGATCGAGGACCACCTCGACCTCGCCCGCAGGCACGACGCGATGCTGCTGCTCAACATCCAGACCGGCGCGGTCCCCTTCCCGGACGAGGTGCGCGACTTCGAGGAGTGGCTGCTCGAGCCGGACGTGGGGGTGGCCCTGGACTCGGAGTGGGCGGTGTCGCCCGGCCAGGTCCCCGGCGAGGTCTACGGCAGCACGACCGGGGCCGAGCTGGACGAGGTCGCGGCATACCTCTCCGGGCTGGTGGAGGAGCACGACCTGCCGGAGAAGGCGATGGTCTACCACCAGGTCCACGCAAGCGTGGTGCAGGACGAGGCGGCGCTGACCGCGCACGACGGTGTCGTGGCGATCAAGTCGGTGGACGGCATCGGGCACCCGCAGGACAAGGTCTCCACCTACGACCTGGTCAACGAGTCCACGCCGGAGCACGTGCACGGCGGCTTCAAGCTCTTCCCCGAGGAGGACGTCGAGTTCGGCCCGCTCACGACGCCCGAGGAGGTGGCCGAGCTCGACCCCGAGGTGGAGTACCTCATGGTCGAGTGAGTCGCCCGTCGTGGGACAAGCACGTCATCGAGAACGTCGTCTCAGCATGGCGACGCTCAGGATGATGCCGGGAGTCGCGAGCAACGTCACGAAAAGAGTCCGCATCACGATCCTTACGGGTCCTGGCGCCAGGTGGTCTGTCCAGTAGTACCCAGCAGCACCAGCAGCGAACGCTACTGTCGCCAGCACTCCAACGGTCCAGTTGGACATCTCCAGTTCCTCCGTCGACAGTTGTCACTCTTATTCCCTGCAGTGACTGTACCAAGTTTGATTCGGGTACAGTCGCAGATACGGCCTATTGGTAGGGCATCGACCATTGTCACTCAGCCAAACTGAAGCAGCA
This window contains:
- a CDS encoding NUDIX domain-containing protein produces the protein MDLRTLRRKASTAALLGFRVTPGPVKRAVVRTIAPSYTVGAVCVLEHNGEFLVLWQPHRRGWSLPGGLLGRAEDPADAVRREVAEEVGLDVDPGDPVTVRVDPVEQGVDVVFRVRLDQRPGLALATEARKARWTSRAELGPADRDTRGILDVLARAADAPRPGRLLDLPG